In Candidatus Neomarinimicrobiota bacterium, a single genomic region encodes these proteins:
- a CDS encoding type II toxin-antitoxin system death-on-curing family toxin: MKIITVAEVEYVAFELAKKHLTFDQPIPDFTTRFPNILESCVVTPFQKFSGKFLYPSFVSKAAMLFYLIIKNHPFQNGNKRIAITTLLTFLFYNEKWLEVDHTTLLNFSLWIAESQSEYKEQVVSAIEQFIKGHLVPLQPNTEARASADS, translated from the coding sequence ATGAAGATCATCACGGTCGCAGAAGTCGAGTATGTTGCATTCGAACTCGCGAAAAAACACCTCACTTTCGATCAGCCAATTCCTGATTTTACAACCCGATTCCCGAATATACTTGAAAGTTGCGTAGTCACTCCGTTTCAGAAATTCTCTGGTAAGTTCTTGTATCCATCGTTTGTTTCTAAGGCTGCTATGTTGTTCTATCTAATAATAAAGAATCATCCATTTCAAAATGGCAATAAGAGAATTGCTATCACAACCCTGCTCACATTCTTGTTCTATAACGAGAAATGGTTGGAGGTAGACCACACTACACTCCTGAACTTTTCTCTTTGGATAGCGGAGAGTCAATCCGAATACAAAGAACAGGTTGTCTCTGCCATAGAGCAGTTTATTAAGGGGCATTTAGTGCCCCTCCAACCAAATACGGAAGCAAGGGCATCAGCTGACAGCTAA
- a CDS encoding helix-turn-helix transcriptional regulator: MTREKYITIPRLAELTGMSRIAIYKKVKKGQIPAIRIGRNYAITDRTIAQVLGEELSEKGKRQIDTAVTKTVEQYGEVIRELSNK, from the coding sequence ATGACTAGAGAGAAATACATCACAATACCTCGATTGGCAGAACTCACGGGCATGAGCCGCATTGCGATTTACAAGAAAGTGAAGAAAGGTCAGATTCCCGCAATTAGAATAGGTCGGAATTATGCTATTACTGATCGGACTATCGCACAGGTGCTCGGCGAGGAACTATCTGAAAAAGGGAAAAGACAAATAGATACAGCGGTTACAAAAACAGTAGAACAATACGGAGAGGTAATAAGAGAACTAAGCAATAAATAA
- a CDS encoding NAD(P)/FAD-dependent oxidoreductase, with translation MIDTDASYDLIIVGGGPSGSAAALYAKRHGLRTLLLDKATFPRDKICGDALSGKSVAILKDLNLLNKVRGLPGATIYRIIFSSPVHTELVIDLRQSSLSYIPEGFVIRRAIFDQFLFEEARQAADTCREGFTVTDLVWEAGFVNGIRGRQGNGAEEEHRGRIVLGADGYHSLVARQTGLYQHDPRHWVLALRQYYQNVGGLTDQIELHYVDEVIPGYFWIFPLENGCANVGIGMLHAYIKRQKVDLRQALQRAIDSPAFRERFTDARPMEDPVGWNLPVGSQHRRMVGDGFMLLGDAAGLIDPFTGEGIGNALYSARFAVEAAKEAIEAGDVSAAFLARYDQRLWDAIGGELKVSTQMQKIGRHRLLLNFVIGKAARNKEVGDLIAGMIANEVPKKKLANPLFYLKLLFS, from the coding sequence ATGATTGACACTGACGCCAGCTACGATCTGATCATCGTCGGGGGCGGGCCTTCCGGTTCGGCGGCGGCACTGTATGCCAAGCGCCACGGTCTGCGCACCCTGCTGCTGGACAAGGCCACCTTCCCCCGGGACAAAATCTGCGGCGACGCGCTCTCGGGGAAATCGGTGGCTATCCTGAAGGACCTCAATCTGTTGAACAAGGTCCGAGGGCTGCCTGGTGCCACTATCTACCGCATCATCTTCAGCAGTCCCGTGCATACCGAGCTGGTGATTGACCTGCGGCAAAGCAGCCTCAGTTACATTCCGGAAGGGTTCGTAATTCGCCGGGCGATATTCGACCAGTTCCTTTTTGAAGAGGCCAGACAGGCAGCGGACACCTGCCGGGAGGGCTTCACCGTCACCGACCTGGTCTGGGAAGCGGGCTTCGTGAATGGTATTAGGGGACGCCAGGGCAACGGCGCGGAGGAGGAGCATCGCGGCCGCATCGTCCTGGGTGCTGACGGCTACCACTCCTTAGTTGCCCGCCAGACCGGCCTCTATCAACATGATCCGCGCCACTGGGTGCTGGCCCTGCGGCAGTATTATCAGAACGTTGGCGGCCTCACTGACCAGATCGAGCTGCACTACGTAGATGAGGTCATCCCGGGCTACTTCTGGATCTTTCCTTTGGAGAACGGCTGTGCCAATGTGGGTATCGGCATGCTGCACGCCTATATCAAGCGCCAGAAGGTTGACCTGCGGCAGGCCCTTCAGAGGGCTATTGACAGTCCGGCCTTTCGGGAGCGGTTCACGGATGCCCGGCCCATGGAGGATCCGGTGGGCTGGAACCTGCCGGTGGGCAGCCAGCACCGCCGGATGGTGGGCGACGGGTTCATGCTCCTGGGCGACGCCGCCGGCCTTATAGACCCCTTCACCGGCGAGGGTATCGGCAATGCGCTGTATTCAGCCCGGTTTGCGGTGGAGGCGGCGAAGGAGGCCATCGAAGCCGGGGATGTAAGCGCGGCCTTTCTGGCCCGCTATGACCAGCGCCTGTGGGATGCCATCGGCGGTGAGCTCAAGGTGAGCACCCAGATGCAAAAGATCGGCCGTCACCGGCTGCTGCTGAACTTTGTCATCGGCAAGGCGGCCCGGAATAAGGAAGTAGGTGACCTCATCGCCGGTATGATCGCCAACGAAGTACCAAAGAAGAAGCTGGCCAACCCCCTGTTCTATCTCAAGCTACTATTCAGCTAG